One genomic window of Clostridium taeniosporum includes the following:
- a CDS encoding PLP-dependent cysteine synthase family protein, whose amino-acid sequence MRYIDDIRSHIGNTPIMKLNNIGIKPGVNVFAKLEFLNPGGSVKDRIGMYMIEDAEKKGLLKEGYTIIEATAGNTGIGIALAAINKGYRVIFVVPEKFSIEKQTLMKALGAEIINTSREDGMLGAVKKANELLISIKNSLTLKQFENKANPLAHYETTAPEIYIDLDGKIDYFICGAGSGGTYTGILKYLKEKNSNIKGILVDPEGSTMGGGEETCYNIEGIGNNFIPETMDMTYVEDVIKVNDEEAFYMVKQLALKEGLIVGASSGAAVVAALKLASKIDSGNIVTLLPDRGERYFSKNIY is encoded by the coding sequence GTGAGATATATAGATGACATTAGAAGTCATATTGGAAATACACCTATTATGAAGCTAAATAATATAGGAATAAAGCCTGGAGTAAATGTATTTGCTAAATTAGAATTTTTAAATCCTGGTGGAAGTGTTAAAGATAGAATAGGTATGTATATGATAGAAGATGCTGAAAAGAAAGGATTGCTTAAGGAAGGTTATACAATAATAGAAGCTACAGCAGGAAATACAGGAATAGGTATAGCCTTAGCAGCTATAAATAAAGGATATAGAGTTATATTTGTTGTACCAGAAAAATTTTCTATAGAAAAGCAAACTTTAATGAAAGCACTTGGTGCAGAAATAATAAATACTTCAAGAGAAGATGGAATGCTAGGAGCTGTTAAAAAGGCTAATGAACTTTTAATATCAATAAAGAATTCTTTAACATTAAAGCAATTTGAGAATAAAGCTAATCCATTAGCTCATTATGAAACTACAGCTCCTGAAATATATATAGATTTAGATGGAAAAATAGATTATTTCATTTGTGGAGCAGGTAGTGGAGGAACTTATACTGGCATATTAAAGTATTTGAAAGAAAAAAATTCTAATATAAAAGGAATCCTAGTAGATCCAGAAGGTTCAACTATGGGAGGAGGAGAGGAGACTTGTTATAATATAGAAGGTATAGGAAATAATTTTATTCCGGAAACTATGGATATGACTTATGTGGAGGATGTTATAAAAGTTAATGATGAAGAAGCATTTTATATGGTAAAACAACTTGCTTTAAAAGAAGGTCTAATTGTTGGAGCATCTTCAGGGGCAGCAGTGGTAGCGGCTTTGAAATTAGCAAGCAAAATAGATAGTGGAAATATTGTAACTTTATTACCAGATAGAGGAGAAAGATATTTTAGTAAAAATATATATTAA
- a CDS encoding S-ribosylhomocysteine lyase — MVKVESFELDHTKVKAPYVRKCGSEKGDNGDIVSKFDLRFLQPNEKEMPTGPMHTLEHLLAGYMREKLDGIIDISPMGCRTGFYMVAWGNPKVEEIIEALNYSLNKILETEEIPATNKFQCGNYRDHSLFAAKEYIKLVLKEGISSEIYR; from the coding sequence ATGGTTAAGGTAGAAAGTTTTGAATTAGATCATACAAAGGTAAAAGCGCCATATGTAAGAAAGTGTGGCTCAGAAAAAGGTGATAATGGTGATATAGTTTCTAAATTTGATTTAAGATTTTTACAACCAAATGAAAAAGAAATGCCAACAGGACCAATGCACACATTAGAACATTTATTAGCTGGATATATGAGAGAAAAATTAGATGGAATAATAGATATATCTCCTATGGGATGCAGAACAGGATTTTATATGGTTGCATGGGGAAATCCAAAAGTTGAAGAAATAATAGAAGCATTAAATTATTCATTAAATAAAATATTAGAAACAGAAGAAATACCAGCAACAAACAAGTTTCAATGTGGAAATTATAGAGATCATTCATTATTTGCAGCAAAAGAATATATTAAATTAGTATTAAAAGAGGGGATTAGTAGTGAGATATATAGATGA
- a CDS encoding trans-sulfuration enzyme family protein yields MNFESILIHGGIDGDKFTGAVNVPIYQTSTYKQEGIGVNKGYEYSRTGNPTREALEKLIADLEEGTSGFAFSSGMAAITAVLSLFKSGDNIIIPDNLYGGSFRVLDKIFKNFNIGYKIVNTTDLKQIKEAIDDTVKAIYIETPTNPLMDITDIKEVAKIAKDNNLLTIVDNTFMTPYLQKPLLLGADIVIHSATKYLGGHSDLIAGLVVVNNEELKEKIHFIQNSTGGILSPFDSFLLIRGIKTLAIRMDRHNLNAKSIAEFLKSRPEISKVYYPGFEEHQGYDIQSKQAKGYGGMISFVLNDEYDYKQFFEKLKFITFGESLGGVESLVCHPASMTHGAIPYEIRQKVGIVDNLIRLSVGIESADDIINDLEKALEGGKING; encoded by the coding sequence ATGAATTTTGAATCAATTTTAATCCATGGAGGAATTGATGGAGATAAGTTTACAGGAGCCGTAAATGTTCCTATATATCAAACATCTACTTATAAACAAGAGGGTATTGGAGTTAATAAAGGATATGAATATTCAAGGACAGGAAATCCAACAAGAGAAGCTCTTGAAAAGCTTATAGCTGATCTAGAAGAAGGAACTAGTGGATTTGCATTTTCTTCAGGAATGGCAGCTATAACAGCAGTATTATCTCTTTTTAAATCAGGAGATAATATAATAATTCCAGACAATTTATATGGTGGAAGTTTTAGAGTCTTGGATAAAATTTTTAAGAATTTTAATATAGGATATAAGATAGTGAATACAACAGATTTAAAGCAAATTAAAGAAGCTATTGATGATACTGTAAAAGCAATATATATAGAAACACCAACAAACCCATTAATGGATATAACGGATATTAAAGAAGTGGCTAAGATAGCTAAAGATAATAATTTATTAACAATAGTTGATAATACTTTTATGACACCATATTTGCAAAAACCATTATTATTAGGTGCAGATATAGTTATTCATAGTGCTACTAAATATTTAGGAGGACATAGCGATTTGATTGCTGGATTGGTAGTAGTTAATAATGAAGAATTAAAAGAAAAAATTCACTTTATACAAAATTCTACAGGGGGAATACTATCTCCATTTGATTCATTCTTACTTATAAGAGGGATAAAAACTCTTGCAATTAGAATGGATAGGCATAATTTAAATGCTAAATCTATAGCAGAATTTTTAAAAAGTAGACCAGAAATAAGTAAAGTTTATTATCCAGGATTTGAAGAGCATCAAGGGTATGATATTCAATCAAAACAGGCAAAAGGATATGGTGGGATGATATCTTTTGTATTAAATGATGAATATGACTATAAACAATTTTTTGAAAAATTAAAATTTATAACTTTTGGAGAAAGTTTAGGAGGCGTGGAATCTTTAGTATGCCACCCAGCAAGTATGACTCATGGAGCAATACCATATGAAATAAGACAAAAGGTTGGTATTGTTGATAATTTGATAAGACTTTCAGTTGGAATAGAAAGTGCTGATGATATTATTAATGATTTAGAAAAAGCATTAGAAGGGGGAAAAATTAATGGTTAA
- a CDS encoding class I SAM-dependent methyltransferase, with product MKSVNYFDSIAANWNVIRSEYFEEKLKYKVLSKVSIENKITADLGCGTGFISLALSEKANLIFSLDQSNNMLKELKKEVYKRNITNIYPIRSDLENIVLFDESVDAVFINMALHHVVNIEKALSEIYRVLKKGGSIVISDVTEHDGEWAKEEMHDEWLGFSNEQINTWLSEYNFKNIEIENTDLYCKGYSSKGEYTETKIFIASAKKL from the coding sequence ATGAAATCAGTAAATTACTTTGATTCTATAGCAGCTAATTGGAATGTAATAAGAAGTGAATATTTTGAGGAAAAGTTAAAGTATAAAGTTTTATCTAAAGTATCAATAGAAAATAAAATTACAGCAGATTTAGGATGTGGTACAGGTTTTATATCTTTAGCCTTATCAGAAAAAGCAAATTTGATATTTTCTTTAGATCAATCTAATAATATGTTAAAGGAATTAAAAAAAGAAGTTTATAAGAGAAATATAACTAATATATATCCAATAAGATCTGACTTAGAAAACATTGTATTATTTGATGAATCAGTTGATGCTGTATTTATAAATATGGCATTACATCATGTAGTTAATATAGAAAAAGCATTATCAGAAATTTATAGAGTATTAAAAAAAGGTGGAAGTATAGTAATTTCAGATGTAACAGAACATGATGGAGAATGGGCAAAAGAAGAGATGCATGATGAATGGTTAGGATTTTCAAATGAACAAATAAATACTTGGTTAAGTGAATATAATTTTAAAAATATAGAGATAGAAAATACAGACTTATATTGCAAAGGGTATTCAAGTAAAGGTGAATATACAGAAACAAAAATATTTATAGCAAGTGCTAAAAAATTATAA
- a CDS encoding pseudouridine synthase, with protein MRLDKFLAESAIGRRKIVRTYIKKGLVKVNGNVITEPAVDINEHSDIIEYLNEKVIHKGKVYYMFNKPAGCITATKDNVHKTVFDYFDKNMSGVFHVGRLDKDTEGLLLFTNDGEFEHKVMYPEKHVDKTYFFWALGCLSEENKRQLEEGVYIGQGKILTKPAKIDIYKSGVYKEFKDEIPIDDLENKDCQPVISGYLTISEGQKHQVKRMLKAVGCYVIYLKRISIGDLMLDESLEKGNYRNLTEAEIKKIFK; from the coding sequence ATGAGATTAGATAAATTTTTAGCAGAATCAGCTATTGGTAGAAGAAAAATTGTTAGAACTTATATTAAAAAGGGATTAGTAAAAGTAAATGGTAATGTTATAACTGAACCTGCAGTAGATATTAATGAACATAGTGATATTATTGAATACCTTAATGAAAAAGTTATTCATAAGGGAAAAGTTTATTATATGTTTAATAAACCAGCTGGATGTATTACTGCCACAAAAGATAATGTACATAAAACAGTATTTGATTATTTTGATAAAAATATGAGTGGAGTATTTCATGTAGGAAGATTAGACAAAGATACTGAAGGTTTATTATTATTCACTAATGATGGAGAATTTGAACATAAAGTAATGTATCCAGAAAAACATGTTGATAAAACCTATTTCTTTTGGGCATTAGGTTGTTTAAGTGAGGAAAATAAAAGACAATTAGAAGAGGGTGTCTATATAGGACAAGGTAAGATATTAACTAAACCTGCCAAAATAGATATATATAAATCAGGAGTATATAAAGAATTTAAAGATGAGATACCTATTGATGATTTAGAAAATAAAGATTGTCAGCCTGTTATTTCTGGATATCTTACTATTTCAGAAGGACAAAAGCATCAAGTTAAACGAATGTTAAAGGCTGTAGGATGTTATGTAATATATTTAAAGAGAATTTCTATTGGTGACTTAATGTTAGACGAATCATTAGAAAAAGGTAATTATAGAAATTTAACAGAAGCAGAAATTAAGAAGATATTTAAATAA
- a CDS encoding FAD binding domain-containing protein, with the protein MVNGFMPRSLKEALDIRSKYDVVPYGGGTDLMIQGKNDVKYLFLNKVPEMKLIVEDDEYIRIGGSCTFTEVLESDIVPEIMKQAVSKIAAPAIRNAGTMAGNIGNGSAKADSVLIEYVADAKLVLASSSNTRIVKIDDFYKGRKELDLGKDELIVEILLPKTGLENYYYKKVGARNALAISRVSFAGVIKIDNEKIKDIAIAFGAVSGTVLRFKELEKIMIGKTLHEANKIKKDFIKAYEQKIIPTRGRVSSEYRKKVCLNLLKDFLEEKGI; encoded by the coding sequence ATGGTAAATGGTTTTATGCCTAGATCTTTAAAAGAAGCTTTAGATATTCGTTCTAAATATGATGTTGTTCCTTATGGTGGAGGAACAGATTTAATGATTCAAGGAAAAAACGATGTTAAGTATCTATTCTTAAATAAAGTTCCTGAAATGAAATTAATTGTTGAAGATGATGAGTATATTAGAATAGGAGGTTCTTGTACTTTTACTGAAGTGTTAGAATCTGATATTGTTCCTGAAATTATGAAACAAGCTGTATCAAAAATTGCTGCACCTGCTATAAGAAATGCTGGGACAATGGCGGGTAATATAGGAAATGGTTCGGCAAAGGCGGATTCTGTATTGATCGAATATGTTGCAGATGCAAAACTGGTATTAGCATCTTCTTCAAATACTAGAATAGTTAAAATTGATGATTTCTATAAAGGGAGGAAAGAGTTAGATTTAGGAAAAGATGAATTGATTGTAGAAATTTTACTACCTAAAACTGGATTAGAGAATTATTACTATAAAAAAGTAGGTGCTAGAAATGCATTAGCTATATCTCGTGTTTCATTTGCTGGAGTAATAAAAATTGATAATGAAAAAATAAAAGATATTGCAATTGCTTTTGGAGCAGTATCAGGTACAGTATTAAGATTTAAAGAATTAGAAAAAATTATGATAGGTAAAACACTACATGAAGCAAATAAGATAAAAAAAGATTTTATTAAAGCATATGAACAAAAAATTATTCCTACCAGAGGCAGAGTTTCATCAGAATATAGAAAAAAAGTATGTCTTAATTTATTAAAGGATTTCTTAGAAGAGAAGGGTATATAA
- a CDS encoding (2Fe-2S)-binding protein yields the protein MNNEITFKLNGKEVIYDGKATDRLLDVLRDYYRLKGVKCGCKEGECGACSIIMDGELINSCMVAMGRCEGSEIMTIEGFRETERFKVIDKAYAEVSAVQCGYCIPGMVLATEAILSKTPDPTLEQIREGISGNLCRCTGYNAIVKAIKISEKEGKGLW from the coding sequence ATGAATAATGAAATAACATTCAAATTAAACGGCAAAGAGGTTATATATGATGGAAAAGCTACTGATAGATTATTAGATGTGCTCCGTGATTATTATCGCTTAAAAGGTGTAAAATGTGGTTGTAAAGAAGGTGAGTGTGGAGCATGTTCTATTATTATGGATGGTGAGTTAATTAATTCTTGTATGGTAGCCATGGGACGATGTGAAGGAAGCGAAATCATGACTATAGAAGGGTTTAGAGAAACAGAACGTTTTAAAGTAATTGATAAGGCTTATGCTGAGGTTTCAGCAGTGCAATGTGGATATTGTATTCCAGGAATGGTACTAGCAACAGAGGCTATATTATCTAAGACTCCAGATCCTACATTAGAACAAATTAGAGAAGGAATCTCTGGGAATCTATGTCGTTGCACAGGATATAATGCTATTGTAAAGGCGATTAAAATTTCAGAAAAGGAGGGAAAAGGACTATGGTAA
- a CDS encoding xanthine dehydrogenase family protein molybdopterin-binding subunit: MDKISQSVVKRDHNSKISGKAIYVGDYEEDNILIGKMLRSTKAKAKIIDVKLPKLLDGYYYVDKTDIPGDNNVNIVRDDTPVYARDTVEYIGEPIGMVCGPDEEIVNKILSKIEVIYEELKPIINIRDFDTVFFDYNFGKGDVKKAFSEADRIYEEEFETGYQDQTYLETQGLMAEILENGKVYVHGSMQCPYYVKGAVMRAMNLGPDKVRIAQDATGGGFGGKEAFPSILACQVAVAAKKTGKKVRCIFDRREDLEFTSKRHPSLNTYKVAVKNGRITAMDIDIKFNGGAYTTLSAVVLQRGIICSNGIYNIPNLKVRGRAVKTNTTPSGAYRGFGAPQTFFSAEMMMNHIAKDLGKDSLEFKEMYLVKQGDSTSTSGKYHFPVPIPNMIERIDNMCDFRRKHKEYYKDQNGRYRKGIGISMYFHGAGFTGSGERDIIKAVAKLHKYPDGRIQILASNTDIGQGLRTTFPKIVAKELNLPIEKVFYEYPDTDIVPDSGPTVASRSLMTVGELLRRAAIKLRNQWIEGEDQIIEEYYKEPDFMIPFYIDKFQGDAYPTYSWAVNAIEVEVDTYTGFTNILGAYGCFDIGTPMDYNIVIGQMEGGFLQGIGYASTEYMVADTKGRIRNNSFSDYIIPTAVDVPNLKVDMYVDEKYPYGPYGAKGAGELPLVGAAGAYAEAIEQALGHGVKVNHVPFTAEDTIKVLMEERIK, from the coding sequence GTGGATAAGATTAGTCAATCTGTGGTTAAAAGAGACCATAACTCAAAAATTTCAGGAAAAGCTATTTACGTAGGAGATTATGAAGAAGATAATATTTTGATAGGTAAGATGCTAAGGTCTACAAAGGCAAAAGCAAAAATTATTGATGTAAAGTTACCTAAATTACTAGATGGATATTATTATGTGGATAAAACAGATATCCCAGGCGATAACAATGTAAATATAGTTAGAGATGATACACCAGTTTATGCTAGAGATACTGTAGAATATATTGGAGAACCTATAGGTATGGTTTGTGGACCTGATGAAGAAATTGTAAATAAGATATTATCTAAAATTGAAGTTATCTATGAAGAATTAAAACCTATTATTAATATAAGAGACTTTGATACAGTTTTTTTTGATTATAACTTTGGAAAAGGAGATGTTAAAAAAGCATTTTCCGAAGCAGATAGAATATATGAAGAAGAGTTTGAAACAGGTTATCAAGATCAAACCTATTTAGAAACTCAAGGACTTATGGCTGAGATACTTGAAAATGGAAAGGTTTACGTGCATGGTTCTATGCAATGTCCTTATTATGTTAAGGGTGCAGTAATGAGAGCTATGAATCTTGGCCCAGATAAAGTTAGAATAGCACAAGATGCTACGGGAGGAGGGTTTGGAGGAAAAGAAGCATTCCCATCTATATTAGCATGTCAAGTTGCTGTAGCTGCAAAAAAGACCGGGAAAAAAGTTCGTTGTATCTTTGATAGAAGAGAAGATTTAGAGTTTACATCAAAGAGACATCCTTCATTAAATACCTACAAAGTAGCAGTGAAGAATGGAAGAATCACAGCTATGGATATAGATATAAAATTCAATGGAGGGGCATATACAACTTTATCAGCAGTTGTTCTTCAAAGAGGAATTATATGTTCAAATGGAATTTATAACATTCCAAATCTTAAAGTACGTGGAAGAGCTGTAAAAACTAATACAACTCCTAGTGGAGCATATAGAGGATTCGGAGCACCACAAACATTTTTTTCTGCTGAAATGATGATGAATCATATTGCAAAAGATTTAGGTAAGGACTCTTTGGAATTTAAGGAAATGTATTTAGTAAAACAAGGAGATAGTACTTCAACTTCTGGTAAATATCATTTTCCAGTACCAATTCCAAATATGATTGAACGTATTGATAACATGTGCGATTTTAGAAGAAAACATAAAGAATATTATAAAGATCAAAATGGAAGATATCGAAAGGGTATAGGAATATCCATGTATTTTCATGGAGCAGGTTTTACAGGTTCAGGTGAAAGAGACATTATTAAAGCTGTAGCTAAACTGCATAAATATCCTGATGGAAGAATTCAAATACTTGCTTCAAACACAGATATAGGACAGGGTCTTCGTACAACTTTTCCTAAAATAGTAGCAAAAGAGCTAAATCTTCCTATAGAAAAGGTATTTTATGAATATCCAGATACTGATATTGTACCAGATTCAGGTCCTACAGTTGCTTCTCGTAGTTTAATGACAGTTGGAGAACTTTTACGTCGTGCAGCTATAAAACTTCGTAATCAGTGGATAGAAGGAGAAGATCAAATTATAGAAGAGTATTATAAAGAACCAGATTTTATGATTCCATTTTATATTGATAAATTCCAAGGAGATGCTTATCCAACTTATTCATGGGCAGTTAATGCAATAGAAGTTGAAGTTGATACTTATACAGGATTTACAAATATATTAGGAGCATATGGATGTTTTGATATAGGAACACCTATGGATTACAACATTGTTATTGGTCAAATGGAAGGTGGATTTTTACAAGGTATAGGATATGCTTCAACAGAATATATGGTAGCAGATACTAAAGGCCGTATTAGAAACAACTCTTTTTCAGATTATATTATACCAACAGCAGTTGATGTACCTAATCTTAAGGTGGATATGTATGTAGATGAAAAATATCCTTATGGACCTTATGGAGCTAAGGGAGCAGGAGAACTACCTTTAGTTGGAGCAGCAGGAGCTTATGCTGAAGCCATTGAACAGGCACTTGGACATGGAGTAAAGGTTAATCATGTACCATTTACAGCTGAGGATACAATAAAAGTCTTAATGGAGGAAAGAATAAAATGA
- the rlmD gene encoding 23S rRNA (uracil(1939)-C(5))-methyltransferase RlmD, with protein MIEKNKEYILDILSQGYEGEGVAKIDGYPIFIQGALKGEKIRTKIIKVKKTYAYGKIEEIIDSSEDREVPKCSNYKRCGGCSIQHMNYKKQLDFKWERVKDCIDKIGGLSKDIVKYPIGMESNPYRYRNKVQLPIGKVNGEVVIGFYAPRSHNIIDLDYCLIQDNVADEVAKFTKEWIKKNNIEPATLDGKFNAKGILKHLMIRRGFKTNEVMVVLVATTSNIPHLKEFRDLILENIRGIKSIVLNINSKNTNVILGEECITLYGEDTIQDYIGEFKFNISPLSFFQVNPIQTEVLYNKALEYAKLTGCETVFDAYCGTGTITLFLSQKARKVYGVEIIEPAIINARENAKLNNVDNAEFFVGKSEEVIPNLINEGIKADVIVVDPPRKGCDIKLLEAIGEVKPERVVYVSCDPSTLARDLKILEAQGYKTVEVQPVDMFPQTSHVENVAYLIKK; from the coding sequence TTGATAGAAAAGAATAAAGAATATATTTTAGATATATTATCGCAAGGATATGAAGGTGAAGGTGTAGCTAAGATAGATGGTTACCCTATATTTATTCAAGGAGCTTTAAAAGGGGAAAAAATTAGAACAAAAATCATAAAGGTAAAGAAAACTTATGCATATGGTAAAATTGAAGAAATTATTGATTCATCAGAAGATAGAGAAGTACCTAAATGTTCAAATTATAAAAGGTGTGGTGGATGTTCAATTCAACATATGAATTATAAAAAACAATTAGATTTTAAATGGGAAAGAGTAAAAGACTGCATAGACAAGATTGGTGGATTATCAAAGGACATAGTTAAGTATCCAATTGGAATGGAATCTAACCCATATAGATATAGAAACAAAGTTCAACTTCCTATTGGAAAAGTAAATGGTGAAGTTGTAATAGGTTTTTATGCACCTAGAAGTCATAATATAATAGATTTAGATTATTGTTTAATTCAAGATAATGTTGCTGATGAAGTAGCAAAGTTTACAAAAGAATGGATTAAGAAGAATAATATTGAACCAGCAACTTTAGACGGGAAATTTAATGCTAAAGGCATTTTAAAACATTTAATGATAAGAAGAGGTTTTAAAACTAATGAAGTCATGGTTGTTCTTGTTGCAACTACTTCTAATATTCCACATTTAAAAGAATTTAGGGATCTTATATTAGAAAATATAAGAGGAATAAAAAGTATAGTATTAAATATAAATTCTAAAAATACAAATGTTATTTTAGGTGAGGAATGTATAACTTTATATGGAGAAGATACTATTCAAGATTACATAGGAGAATTTAAATTTAATATATCGCCACTATCATTTTTTCAGGTTAATCCCATTCAAACAGAAGTATTATATAATAAGGCGTTAGAATATGCCAAATTAACAGGCTGTGAAACTGTATTTGATGCATATTGTGGAACTGGAACTATAACTTTATTTTTATCTCAAAAAGCAAGAAAAGTATATGGTGTTGAGATAATAGAGCCTGCAATTATTAATGCAAGGGAAAATGCAAAGCTTAATAATGTGGATAATGCAGAATTCTTTGTGGGTAAATCTGAAGAAGTAATACCTAATCTTATAAACGAAGGTATAAAAGCTGATGTAATAGTTGTAGATCCACCAAGAAAAGGATGCGATATTAAATTATTAGAAGCTATTGGAGAGGTTAAACCTGAAAGAGTGGTTTATGTTTCATGCGATCCAAGTACGTTAGCTAGAGATTTAAAAATATTAGAAGCGCAAGGTTATAAAACAGTAGAAGTACAACCGGTGGATATGTTTCCTCAAACTAGTCATGTTGAAAATGTAGCATATCTAATTAAGAAATAA
- a CDS encoding DUF1540 domain-containing protein: MTILNCAAMSCVHNEAGMCQAGYILIEGKDSTITTETKCSSYKPNKFINQVKALVNTNYVGEVKQLFSSMDKVKMNPQINCQASKCFFNSSGKCESRNVAISIDKSNQSKVMCETFVKSNNT, encoded by the coding sequence ATGACTATTTTAAATTGTGCAGCTATGAGTTGTGTACATAATGAAGCAGGTATGTGTCAAGCAGGTTATATATTAATAGAAGGAAAAGACTCAACTATTACGACAGAAACAAAATGTTCTAGTTACAAGCCAAATAAATTTATTAATCAAGTTAAAGCTCTTGTAAATACTAATTATGTTGGAGAAGTAAAGCAATTATTTTCTTCTATGGATAAAGTTAAAATGAATCCTCAAATTAATTGTCAGGCATCAAAGTGTTTTTTTAATTCTTCAGGAAAATGTGAATCAAGAAACGTAGCAATTTCAATTGATAAAAGCAATCAATCTAAAGTTATGTGTGAAACTTTTGTGAAATCAAATAATACATAA
- the pyk gene encoding pyruvate kinase: MRKTKMICTIGPASEDREILEQVMLAGMNASRHNFSHGDHEEHRGRIEKVKELSKKLNKEIAIILDTKGPEIRTGKFEPNKVELAKGSEFTVYAGDMSVIGDTTKCAVTYEGLANDVKPGNTILIDDGLVGLTVKSVEGNAIKCEVQNTGLVGTHKGVNVPGVSIQLPALTEKDKADLIFGCEMGVTMIAASFVRKAADVLAIRKVLDENGGKNILICPKIENQEGVDNIDSILEISDAIMVARGDLGVEIPIEQVPAVQKMIIQKCNAVGKPVVTATQMLDSMIRNPRPTRAEVSDVANAILDGTDAIMLSGESANGAYPVEAVRTMAKIAEETEKKLNHKVAYSQDKSSMSEVISRAACNAANELEAAAIISSTQTGATAKRISKCRPDSTIIAVTPDEVVAKQLAFSWGVYAIVADKMCSTDEMMTKSVEIAKEHNYVKNSDTVVLAAGVPVDKTGTTNLLKVSVVGE, from the coding sequence ATGAGAAAGACTAAAATGATTTGTACTATTGGACCAGCAAGTGAAGACAGAGAAATCTTAGAACAAGTAATGTTAGCAGGAATGAATGCTTCAAGACATAACTTTTCACATGGTGATCATGAAGAACATAGAGGAAGAATAGAAAAAGTTAAGGAATTATCTAAGAAACTTAACAAAGAAATAGCTATTATCCTTGATACAAAAGGACCAGAAATCAGAACTGGTAAATTCGAACCAAACAAAGTTGAATTAGCTAAAGGTTCAGAATTCACTGTATATGCAGGAGATATGTCAGTAATAGGAGATACAACTAAGTGTGCTGTTACTTATGAAGGACTAGCTAATGATGTTAAACCAGGAAACACTATCTTAATAGATGATGGTTTAGTAGGATTAACAGTTAAATCAGTAGAAGGAAACGCAATTAAATGTGAAGTTCAAAATACAGGATTAGTTGGAACTCACAAGGGAGTTAATGTACCAGGAGTTTCTATTCAATTACCAGCTCTTACTGAAAAAGATAAAGCTGATTTAATATTCGGTTGTGAAATGGGAGTTACTATGATAGCAGCTTCATTCGTAAGAAAAGCAGCTGACGTATTAGCTATAAGAAAAGTTCTTGATGAAAATGGTGGAAAAAACATATTAATCTGCCCTAAGATAGAAAATCAAGAAGGTGTTGATAACATAGATTCAATCTTAGAAATCTCAGATGCTATAATGGTAGCTAGAGGAGATCTAGGTGTTGAAATTCCAATAGAACAAGTACCAGCAGTTCAAAAAATGATTATTCAAAAATGTAATGCAGTTGGAAAACCAGTTGTTACTGCAACTCAAATGTTAGACTCTATGATCAGAAACCCAAGACCAACAAGAGCAGAAGTTTCAGACGTAGCTAATGCTATCTTAGATGGTACTGATGCTATAATGTTATCAGGAGAAAGTGCTAACGGAGCTTACCCAGTAGAAGCTGTTAGAACTATGGCTAAGATTGCTGAAGAAACTGAAAAGAAATTAAATCATAAAGTTGCTTACTCTCAAGATAAATCTTCTATGTCAGAAGTAATTTCAAGAGCAGCATGTAATGCAGCTAACGAATTAGAAGCAGCTGCTATAATTTCTTCAACTCAAACAGGAGCTACTGCTAAGAGAATATCTAAATGTAGACCAGATAGTACAATCATAGCTGTTACTCCAGATGAAGTAGTAGCAAAACAATTAGCATTCTCATGGGGAGTTTACGCAATTGTTGCTGATAAAATGTGTTCAACTGATGAAATGATGACAAAATCAGTTGAAATAGCAAAAGAACATAACTATGTTAAAAATAGTGACACAGTAGTTTTAGCTGCTGGAGTTCCAGTTGATAAAACAGGAACTACTAACCTATTAAAAGTTAGTGTAGTAGGAGAATAA